One window of the Gambusia affinis linkage group LG01, SWU_Gaff_1.0, whole genome shotgun sequence genome contains the following:
- the csde1 gene encoding cold shock domain-containing protein E1 isoform X13 translates to MSFDPGMLHNNGHTAYANGSGPGIRETGVVEKLLTSYGFIQCSERQARLFFHCSQYNGNLQELKIGDDVEFEVSSDRRTGKPIAVKLLKIKPEVLPEERISGQVGPDLHVYPFTVLHGYIHPVVSSVPLNLDGKAAPGQVPTGSVCYERNGEVFYLTYTPDDVEGNVPLETGDKVSFYMETNKHTGAVSARNIQLVKKKQARCQGVVCATKEAFGFIERADVVKEIFFHYSEFKGDLEALQAGDDVEFTIKDRNGKEVATDVRLLPQGTVIFEDISIEQFEGTVVKVIPKVPTKNQSDPLPGRISTRIGFSEKELPFGEKDTKSKVTLLEGDHIQFNISTDRRDKLERATNIEILPDTFSLTKETREMGVIAAIRDGFGFIKCVDRDARMFFHFSEVLEESQLHISDEVEFTVVPVGSVKLFTKDMLSAQRNHAVRIKKLPKGTVSFHTQSEQRFVGVVEKEVVSASNKNTSPTKGKEKKKDKEAEEGVIAYEDCGVKLTVPYHVKDLEGGSFPQAGDKVEFCINEVKRTGHQSAVSIRVLNRNASNSRRLHGFVAALKDNFGFIETANHDQEVFFHYSEMCGDVDNLELGDTVEYTLSKGKGNKVSAEKVTKVAAVNGTGDDVGVSVLTGKIIRPIRSVDPSQTEYQGLIEVTEEGEDKGQNYPFGIMGMTNKADCLQKGEHVKFQVCTVTQTGQKMACNVVPQRRAPVECVKDQFGFITYEVGESKKLFFHVKEVQDGVELQIGDEVEFSVVFNQRTAKCSACNVRRVCEGPKPVATPRPDRLVNRLKSITLDDASAPRLVILRQPRGPDNSKGFSVERKTRQPGVID, encoded by the exons ATGAGTTTTGACCCAGGCATGCTTCATAACAATGGACACACTGCATATGCCAATGGCTCAGGGCCGGGCATCAGAGAAACCGGTGTGGTGGAGAAGCTGTTGACTTCCTATGGATTCATCCAGTGCTCAGAGCGCCAGGCTCGTCTTTTCTTCCATTGCTCCCAGTACAACGGGAACCTGCAGGAGCTTAAAATAGGAG ATGATGTAGAGTTTGAGGTGTCCTCTGACAGGCGCACTGGCAAGCCCATAGCAGTGAAGCTGCTTAAGATAAAGCCAGAAGTGCTGCCAGAGGAGCGCATCTCGGGCCAGGTGGGGCCAGACCTGCACGTCTATCCCTTTACTGTGCTGCATGGTTATATTCATCCA GTCGTCTCATCTGTCCCACTGAACTTGGATGGCAAAGCCGCTCCGGGTCAAGTTCCCACTGGGAGTGTATGTTATGAAAGAAATGGA GAGGTTTTTTATCTGACCTATACTCCTGATGATGTGGAGGGAAATGTCCCTTTGGAGACAGGCGACAAAGTCAGCTTTTACATGGAGACAAACAAGCA tacTGGTGCAGTGAGCGCTCGCAATATTCAGCTTGTGAAGAAAAAGCAGGCGAGGTGCCAGGGTGTGGTATGTGCTACAAAG GAGGCCTTTGGGTTCATTGAGAGGGCAGATGTGGTGAAGGAGATCTTTTTTCACTACAGCGAGTTTAAGGGAGACCTGGAGGCTCTTCAGGCTGGAGATGATGTGGAGTTCACCatcaaagacagaaat GGCAAGGAAGTGGCTACAGACGTGCGCCTTCTCCCTCAAGGGACCGTCATCTTTGAAGACATAAGCATTGAGCAATTCGAAGGCACTGTTGTTAAAGTTATTCCCAAGGTTCCTACGAAAAACCAG AGTGACCCTCTGCCTGGGCGCATTAGTACGAGGATTGGTTTCTCTGAGAAGGAGCTTCCTTTTGGAGAGAAGGACACAAAGTCTAAGGTGACTCTTTTGGAAGGAGACCACATTCAGTTTAATATCTCCACTGACCGCAGAGACAAACTAGAGAGGGCTACAAACATCGAAATTCTCCCAGACACCTTCAGCCTGACCAAGGAGACCCGTGAAATG GGCGTGATTGCAGCCATTCGCGACGGCTTTGGCTTCATAAAGTGCGTGGATCGAGATGCCCGAATGTTCTTCCACTTCAGCGAGGTCCTGGAGGAGAGCCAACTGCACATCTCGGATGAAGTGGAGTTCACTGTTGTGCCTGTAGGTTCTGTTAAGCTTTTCACAAAA GATATGCTGTCTGCTCAGAGAAACCATGCGGTTCGCATTAAGAAGCTTCCCAAAGGGACAGTGTCCTTCCATACTCAGTCTGAGCAGAGGTTTGTGGGTGTTGTGGAGAAGGAAGTCGTGTCAGCCTCCAACAAGAACACAAGCCCCACCAAGGGAAAGGAGAAG AAAAAAGACAAG GAAGCTGAGGAGGGAGTGATTGCATATGAAGATTGTGGGGTGAAGCTCACTGTGCCGTATCATGTCAAAGACCTGGAGGGAGGAAGTTTCCCTCAAGCTGGAGACAAG GTGGAGTTCTGCATCAATGAAGTGAAGCGAACGGGCCATCAGAGCGCAGTTTCCATCAGGGTTCTCAACCGCAACGCCTCCAACTCCAGACGACTGCATGGATTTGTTGCTGCACTGAAGGATAACTTTGGCTTCATTGAGACAGCAAACCATGACCAGGAAGTTTTCTTTCACTACAG tgaaatGTGTGGGGATGTGGATAATTTGGAGCTGGGTGACACGGTGGAATATACTCTCTCTAAGGGGAAAGGAAACAAAGTTAGTGCTGAAAAGGTTACCAAGGTGGCTGCAG tgaACGGTACTGGTGACGATGTTGGTGTGTCCGTGTTGACGGGAAAAATCATCCGTCCCATTCGCAGCGTGGATCCCTCCCAGACTGAATACCAAGGACTCATTGAAGTGACTGAGGAAG GTGAAGATAAGGGGCAGAACTATCCCTTTGGAATCATGGGGATGACGAACAAGGCCGACTGCCTGCAGAAGGGGGAACATGTTAAGTTCCAAGTTTGCACAGTCACCCAGACTGGTCAGAAGATGGCGTGCAACGTCGTTCCTCAGCGCAGAGCTCCAGTGGAATGCGTCAAGGACCAG TTTGGCTTCATTACGTACGAGGTTGGAGAGAGCAAGAAGCTGTTCTTCCATGTGAAAGAAGTGCAGGACGGCGTGGAGCTCCAGATCGGAGACGAGGTGGAGTTTTCCGTCGTCTTCAATCAACGCACTGCAAAATGTAGCGCCTGCAACGTACGAAGAGTTTG TGAGGGACCCAAACCGGTGGCCACGCCACGTCCCGACCGCCTGGTGAACCGATTGAAGAGCATCACTCTGGATGACGCCAGCGCTCCTCGTCTGGTCATCCTACGGCAGCCTCGGGGTCCCGACAATTCAAAG GGCTTCAGTGTGGAGCGGAAGACTCGGCAGCCTGGAGTCATTGACTGA
- the csde1 gene encoding cold shock domain-containing protein E1 isoform X8, whose protein sequence is MERGSSEPPVARSGGSVPDTATAPMPIPRSSSVSCHPHPGSKKYKRTPLYQRSMSFDPGMLHNNGHTAYANGSGPGIRETGVVEKLLTSYGFIQCSERQARLFFHCSQYNGNLQELKIGDDVEFEVSSDRRTGKPIAVKLLKIKPEVLPEERISGQVGPDLHVYPFTVLHGYIHPVVSSVPLNLDGKAAPGQVPTGSVCYERNGEVFYLTYTPDDVEGNVPLETGDKVSFYMETNKHTGAVSARNIQLVKKKQARCQGVVCATKEAFGFIERADVVKEIFFHYSEFKGDLEALQAGDDVEFTIKDRNGKEVATDVRLLPQGTVIFEDISIEQFEGTVVKVIPKVPTKNQSDPLPGRISTRIGFSEKELPFGEKDTKSKVTLLEGDHIQFNISTDRRDKLERATNIEILPDTFSLTKETREMGVIAAIRDGFGFIKCVDRDARMFFHFSEVLEESQLHISDEVEFTVVPVGSVKLFTKDMLSAQRNHAVRIKKLPKGTVSFHTQSEQRFVGVVEKEVVSASNKNTSPTKGKEKKKDKEAEEGVIAYEDCGVKLTVPYHVKDLEGGSFPQAGDKVEFCINEVKRTGHQSAVSIRVLNRNASNSRRLHGFVAALKDNFGFIETANHDQEVFFHYSEMCGDVDNLELGDTVEYTLSKGKGNKVSAEKVTKVAAVNGTGDDVGVSVLTGKIIRPIRSVDPSQTEYQGLIEVTEEGEDKGQNYPFGIMGMTNKADCLQKGEHVKFQVCTVTQTGQKMACNVVPQRRAPVECVKDQFGFITYEVGESKKLFFHVKEVQDGVELQIGDEVEFSVVFNQRTAKCSACNVRRVCEGPKPVATPRPDRLVNRLKSITLDDASAPRLVILRQPRGPDNSKGFSVERKTRQPGVID, encoded by the exons ATGGAAAGGGGCTCTTCTGAACCCCCTGTTGCCCGCAGCGGTGGCTCGGTCCCCGATACTGCCACTGCTCCCATGCCCATACCCCgttcctcctctgtctcttgCCACCCTCACCCTGGAAGTAAAAAGTACAAGCGGACTCCTTTGTATCAGAGATCA ATGAGTTTTGACCCAGGCATGCTTCATAACAATGGACACACTGCATATGCCAATGGCTCAGGGCCGGGCATCAGAGAAACCGGTGTGGTGGAGAAGCTGTTGACTTCCTATGGATTCATCCAGTGCTCAGAGCGCCAGGCTCGTCTTTTCTTCCATTGCTCCCAGTACAACGGGAACCTGCAGGAGCTTAAAATAGGAG ATGATGTAGAGTTTGAGGTGTCCTCTGACAGGCGCACTGGCAAGCCCATAGCAGTGAAGCTGCTTAAGATAAAGCCAGAAGTGCTGCCAGAGGAGCGCATCTCGGGCCAGGTGGGGCCAGACCTGCACGTCTATCCCTTTACTGTGCTGCATGGTTATATTCATCCA GTCGTCTCATCTGTCCCACTGAACTTGGATGGCAAAGCCGCTCCGGGTCAAGTTCCCACTGGGAGTGTATGTTATGAAAGAAATGGA GAGGTTTTTTATCTGACCTATACTCCTGATGATGTGGAGGGAAATGTCCCTTTGGAGACAGGCGACAAAGTCAGCTTTTACATGGAGACAAACAAGCA tacTGGTGCAGTGAGCGCTCGCAATATTCAGCTTGTGAAGAAAAAGCAGGCGAGGTGCCAGGGTGTGGTATGTGCTACAAAG GAGGCCTTTGGGTTCATTGAGAGGGCAGATGTGGTGAAGGAGATCTTTTTTCACTACAGCGAGTTTAAGGGAGACCTGGAGGCTCTTCAGGCTGGAGATGATGTGGAGTTCACCatcaaagacagaaat GGCAAGGAAGTGGCTACAGACGTGCGCCTTCTCCCTCAAGGGACCGTCATCTTTGAAGACATAAGCATTGAGCAATTCGAAGGCACTGTTGTTAAAGTTATTCCCAAGGTTCCTACGAAAAACCAG AGTGACCCTCTGCCTGGGCGCATTAGTACGAGGATTGGTTTCTCTGAGAAGGAGCTTCCTTTTGGAGAGAAGGACACAAAGTCTAAGGTGACTCTTTTGGAAGGAGACCACATTCAGTTTAATATCTCCACTGACCGCAGAGACAAACTAGAGAGGGCTACAAACATCGAAATTCTCCCAGACACCTTCAGCCTGACCAAGGAGACCCGTGAAATG GGCGTGATTGCAGCCATTCGCGACGGCTTTGGCTTCATAAAGTGCGTGGATCGAGATGCCCGAATGTTCTTCCACTTCAGCGAGGTCCTGGAGGAGAGCCAACTGCACATCTCGGATGAAGTGGAGTTCACTGTTGTGCCTGTAGGTTCTGTTAAGCTTTTCACAAAA GATATGCTGTCTGCTCAGAGAAACCATGCGGTTCGCATTAAGAAGCTTCCCAAAGGGACAGTGTCCTTCCATACTCAGTCTGAGCAGAGGTTTGTGGGTGTTGTGGAGAAGGAAGTCGTGTCAGCCTCCAACAAGAACACAAGCCCCACCAAGGGAAAGGAGAAG AAAAAAGACAAG GAAGCTGAGGAGGGAGTGATTGCATATGAAGATTGTGGGGTGAAGCTCACTGTGCCGTATCATGTCAAAGACCTGGAGGGAGGAAGTTTCCCTCAAGCTGGAGACAAG GTGGAGTTCTGCATCAATGAAGTGAAGCGAACGGGCCATCAGAGCGCAGTTTCCATCAGGGTTCTCAACCGCAACGCCTCCAACTCCAGACGACTGCATGGATTTGTTGCTGCACTGAAGGATAACTTTGGCTTCATTGAGACAGCAAACCATGACCAGGAAGTTTTCTTTCACTACAG tgaaatGTGTGGGGATGTGGATAATTTGGAGCTGGGTGACACGGTGGAATATACTCTCTCTAAGGGGAAAGGAAACAAAGTTAGTGCTGAAAAGGTTACCAAGGTGGCTGCAG tgaACGGTACTGGTGACGATGTTGGTGTGTCCGTGTTGACGGGAAAAATCATCCGTCCCATTCGCAGCGTGGATCCCTCCCAGACTGAATACCAAGGACTCATTGAAGTGACTGAGGAAG GTGAAGATAAGGGGCAGAACTATCCCTTTGGAATCATGGGGATGACGAACAAGGCCGACTGCCTGCAGAAGGGGGAACATGTTAAGTTCCAAGTTTGCACAGTCACCCAGACTGGTCAGAAGATGGCGTGCAACGTCGTTCCTCAGCGCAGAGCTCCAGTGGAATGCGTCAAGGACCAG TTTGGCTTCATTACGTACGAGGTTGGAGAGAGCAAGAAGCTGTTCTTCCATGTGAAAGAAGTGCAGGACGGCGTGGAGCTCCAGATCGGAGACGAGGTGGAGTTTTCCGTCGTCTTCAATCAACGCACTGCAAAATGTAGCGCCTGCAACGTACGAAGAGTTTG TGAGGGACCCAAACCGGTGGCCACGCCACGTCCCGACCGCCTGGTGAACCGATTGAAGAGCATCACTCTGGATGACGCCAGCGCTCCTCGTCTGGTCATCCTACGGCAGCCTCGGGGTCCCGACAATTCAAAG GGCTTCAGTGTGGAGCGGAAGACTCGGCAGCCTGGAGTCATTGACTGA
- the csde1 gene encoding cold shock domain-containing protein E1 isoform X4 encodes MGSPWKGFVEFTLPASPPTTFVSADLSSTSPVGLSLSPYGRSRVAALSPVSEMERGSSEPPVARSGGSVPDTATAPMPIPRSSSVSCHPHPGSKKYKRTPLYQRSMSFDPGMLHNNGHTAYANGSGPGIRETGVVEKLLTSYGFIQCSERQARLFFHCSQYNGNLQELKIGDDVEFEVSSDRRTGKPIAVKLLKIKPEVLPEERISGQVGPDLHVYPFTVLHGYIHPVVSSVPLNLDGKAAPGQVPTGSVCYERNGEVFYLTYTPDDVEGNVPLETGDKVSFYMETNKHTGAVSARNIQLVKKKQARCQGVVCATKEAFGFIERADVVKEIFFHYSEFKGDLEALQAGDDVEFTIKDRNGKEVATDVRLLPQGTVIFEDISIEQFEGTVVKVIPKVPTKNQSDPLPGRISTRIGFSEKELPFGEKDTKSKVTLLEGDHIQFNISTDRRDKLERATNIEILPDTFSLTKETREMGVIAAIRDGFGFIKCVDRDARMFFHFSEVLEESQLHISDEVEFTVVPDMLSAQRNHAVRIKKLPKGTVSFHTQSEQRFVGVVEKEVVSASNKNTSPTKGKEKEAEEGVIAYEDCGVKLTVPYHVKDLEGGSFPQAGDKVEFCINEVKRTGHQSAVSIRVLNRNASNSRRLHGFVAALKDNFGFIETANHDQEVFFHYSEMCGDVDNLELGDTVEYTLSKGKGNKVSAEKVTKVAAVNGTGDDVGVSVLTGKIIRPIRSVDPSQTEYQGLIEVTEEGEDKGQNYPFGIMGMTNKADCLQKGEHVKFQVCTVTQTGQKMACNVVPQRRAPVECVKDQFGFITYEVGESKKLFFHVKEVQDGVELQIGDEVEFSVVFNQRTAKCSACNVRRVCEGPKPVATPRPDRLVNRLKSITLDDASAPRLVILRQPRGPDNSKGFSVERKTRQPGVID; translated from the exons CGAGTTGCGGCTCTGTCCCCTGTGTCAGAAATGGAAAGGGGCTCTTCTGAACCCCCTGTTGCCCGCAGCGGTGGCTCGGTCCCCGATACTGCCACTGCTCCCATGCCCATACCCCgttcctcctctgtctcttgCCACCCTCACCCTGGAAGTAAAAAGTACAAGCGGACTCCTTTGTATCAGAGATCA ATGAGTTTTGACCCAGGCATGCTTCATAACAATGGACACACTGCATATGCCAATGGCTCAGGGCCGGGCATCAGAGAAACCGGTGTGGTGGAGAAGCTGTTGACTTCCTATGGATTCATCCAGTGCTCAGAGCGCCAGGCTCGTCTTTTCTTCCATTGCTCCCAGTACAACGGGAACCTGCAGGAGCTTAAAATAGGAG ATGATGTAGAGTTTGAGGTGTCCTCTGACAGGCGCACTGGCAAGCCCATAGCAGTGAAGCTGCTTAAGATAAAGCCAGAAGTGCTGCCAGAGGAGCGCATCTCGGGCCAGGTGGGGCCAGACCTGCACGTCTATCCCTTTACTGTGCTGCATGGTTATATTCATCCA GTCGTCTCATCTGTCCCACTGAACTTGGATGGCAAAGCCGCTCCGGGTCAAGTTCCCACTGGGAGTGTATGTTATGAAAGAAATGGA GAGGTTTTTTATCTGACCTATACTCCTGATGATGTGGAGGGAAATGTCCCTTTGGAGACAGGCGACAAAGTCAGCTTTTACATGGAGACAAACAAGCA tacTGGTGCAGTGAGCGCTCGCAATATTCAGCTTGTGAAGAAAAAGCAGGCGAGGTGCCAGGGTGTGGTATGTGCTACAAAG GAGGCCTTTGGGTTCATTGAGAGGGCAGATGTGGTGAAGGAGATCTTTTTTCACTACAGCGAGTTTAAGGGAGACCTGGAGGCTCTTCAGGCTGGAGATGATGTGGAGTTCACCatcaaagacagaaat GGCAAGGAAGTGGCTACAGACGTGCGCCTTCTCCCTCAAGGGACCGTCATCTTTGAAGACATAAGCATTGAGCAATTCGAAGGCACTGTTGTTAAAGTTATTCCCAAGGTTCCTACGAAAAACCAG AGTGACCCTCTGCCTGGGCGCATTAGTACGAGGATTGGTTTCTCTGAGAAGGAGCTTCCTTTTGGAGAGAAGGACACAAAGTCTAAGGTGACTCTTTTGGAAGGAGACCACATTCAGTTTAATATCTCCACTGACCGCAGAGACAAACTAGAGAGGGCTACAAACATCGAAATTCTCCCAGACACCTTCAGCCTGACCAAGGAGACCCGTGAAATG GGCGTGATTGCAGCCATTCGCGACGGCTTTGGCTTCATAAAGTGCGTGGATCGAGATGCCCGAATGTTCTTCCACTTCAGCGAGGTCCTGGAGGAGAGCCAACTGCACATCTCGGATGAAGTGGAGTTCACTGTTGTGCCT GATATGCTGTCTGCTCAGAGAAACCATGCGGTTCGCATTAAGAAGCTTCCCAAAGGGACAGTGTCCTTCCATACTCAGTCTGAGCAGAGGTTTGTGGGTGTTGTGGAGAAGGAAGTCGTGTCAGCCTCCAACAAGAACACAAGCCCCACCAAGGGAAAGGAGAAG GAAGCTGAGGAGGGAGTGATTGCATATGAAGATTGTGGGGTGAAGCTCACTGTGCCGTATCATGTCAAAGACCTGGAGGGAGGAAGTTTCCCTCAAGCTGGAGACAAG GTGGAGTTCTGCATCAATGAAGTGAAGCGAACGGGCCATCAGAGCGCAGTTTCCATCAGGGTTCTCAACCGCAACGCCTCCAACTCCAGACGACTGCATGGATTTGTTGCTGCACTGAAGGATAACTTTGGCTTCATTGAGACAGCAAACCATGACCAGGAAGTTTTCTTTCACTACAG tgaaatGTGTGGGGATGTGGATAATTTGGAGCTGGGTGACACGGTGGAATATACTCTCTCTAAGGGGAAAGGAAACAAAGTTAGTGCTGAAAAGGTTACCAAGGTGGCTGCAG tgaACGGTACTGGTGACGATGTTGGTGTGTCCGTGTTGACGGGAAAAATCATCCGTCCCATTCGCAGCGTGGATCCCTCCCAGACTGAATACCAAGGACTCATTGAAGTGACTGAGGAAG GTGAAGATAAGGGGCAGAACTATCCCTTTGGAATCATGGGGATGACGAACAAGGCCGACTGCCTGCAGAAGGGGGAACATGTTAAGTTCCAAGTTTGCACAGTCACCCAGACTGGTCAGAAGATGGCGTGCAACGTCGTTCCTCAGCGCAGAGCTCCAGTGGAATGCGTCAAGGACCAG TTTGGCTTCATTACGTACGAGGTTGGAGAGAGCAAGAAGCTGTTCTTCCATGTGAAAGAAGTGCAGGACGGCGTGGAGCTCCAGATCGGAGACGAGGTGGAGTTTTCCGTCGTCTTCAATCAACGCACTGCAAAATGTAGCGCCTGCAACGTACGAAGAGTTTG TGAGGGACCCAAACCGGTGGCCACGCCACGTCCCGACCGCCTGGTGAACCGATTGAAGAGCATCACTCTGGATGACGCCAGCGCTCCTCGTCTGGTCATCCTACGGCAGCCTCGGGGTCCCGACAATTCAAAG GGCTTCAGTGTGGAGCGGAAGACTCGGCAGCCTGGAGTCATTGACTGA
- the csde1 gene encoding cold shock domain-containing protein E1 isoform X3 encodes MGSPWKGFVEFTLPASPPTTFVSADLSSTSPVGLSLSPYGRSRVAALSPVSEMERGSSEPPVARSGGSVPDTATAPMPIPRSSSVSCHPHPGSKKYKRTPLYQRSMSFDPGMLHNNGHTAYANGSGPGIRETGVVEKLLTSYGFIQCSERQARLFFHCSQYNGNLQELKIGDDVEFEVSSDRRTGKPIAVKLLKIKPEVLPEERISGQVGPDLHVYPFTVLHGYIHPVVSSVPLNLDGKAAPGQVPTGSVCYERNGEVFYLTYTPDDVEGNVPLETGDKVSFYMETNKHTGAVSARNIQLVKKKQARCQGVVCATKEAFGFIERADVVKEIFFHYSEFKGDLEALQAGDDVEFTIKDRNGKEVATDVRLLPQGTVIFEDISIEQFEGTVVKVIPKVPTKNQSDPLPGRISTRIGFSEKELPFGEKDTKSKVTLLEGDHIQFNISTDRRDKLERATNIEILPDTFSLTKETREMGVIAAIRDGFGFIKCVDRDARMFFHFSEVLEESQLHISDEVEFTVVPDMLSAQRNHAVRIKKLPKGTVSFHTQSEQRFVGVVEKEVVSASNKNTSPTKGKEKKKDKEAEEGVIAYEDCGVKLTVPYHVKDLEGGSFPQAGDKVEFCINEVKRTGHQSAVSIRVLNRNASNSRRLHGFVAALKDNFGFIETANHDQEVFFHYSEMCGDVDNLELGDTVEYTLSKGKGNKVSAEKVTKVAAVNGTGDDVGVSVLTGKIIRPIRSVDPSQTEYQGLIEVTEEGEDKGQNYPFGIMGMTNKADCLQKGEHVKFQVCTVTQTGQKMACNVVPQRRAPVECVKDQFGFITYEVGESKKLFFHVKEVQDGVELQIGDEVEFSVVFNQRTAKCSACNVRRVCEGPKPVATPRPDRLVNRLKSITLDDASAPRLVILRQPRGPDNSKGFSVERKTRQPGVID; translated from the exons CGAGTTGCGGCTCTGTCCCCTGTGTCAGAAATGGAAAGGGGCTCTTCTGAACCCCCTGTTGCCCGCAGCGGTGGCTCGGTCCCCGATACTGCCACTGCTCCCATGCCCATACCCCgttcctcctctgtctcttgCCACCCTCACCCTGGAAGTAAAAAGTACAAGCGGACTCCTTTGTATCAGAGATCA ATGAGTTTTGACCCAGGCATGCTTCATAACAATGGACACACTGCATATGCCAATGGCTCAGGGCCGGGCATCAGAGAAACCGGTGTGGTGGAGAAGCTGTTGACTTCCTATGGATTCATCCAGTGCTCAGAGCGCCAGGCTCGTCTTTTCTTCCATTGCTCCCAGTACAACGGGAACCTGCAGGAGCTTAAAATAGGAG ATGATGTAGAGTTTGAGGTGTCCTCTGACAGGCGCACTGGCAAGCCCATAGCAGTGAAGCTGCTTAAGATAAAGCCAGAAGTGCTGCCAGAGGAGCGCATCTCGGGCCAGGTGGGGCCAGACCTGCACGTCTATCCCTTTACTGTGCTGCATGGTTATATTCATCCA GTCGTCTCATCTGTCCCACTGAACTTGGATGGCAAAGCCGCTCCGGGTCAAGTTCCCACTGGGAGTGTATGTTATGAAAGAAATGGA GAGGTTTTTTATCTGACCTATACTCCTGATGATGTGGAGGGAAATGTCCCTTTGGAGACAGGCGACAAAGTCAGCTTTTACATGGAGACAAACAAGCA tacTGGTGCAGTGAGCGCTCGCAATATTCAGCTTGTGAAGAAAAAGCAGGCGAGGTGCCAGGGTGTGGTATGTGCTACAAAG GAGGCCTTTGGGTTCATTGAGAGGGCAGATGTGGTGAAGGAGATCTTTTTTCACTACAGCGAGTTTAAGGGAGACCTGGAGGCTCTTCAGGCTGGAGATGATGTGGAGTTCACCatcaaagacagaaat GGCAAGGAAGTGGCTACAGACGTGCGCCTTCTCCCTCAAGGGACCGTCATCTTTGAAGACATAAGCATTGAGCAATTCGAAGGCACTGTTGTTAAAGTTATTCCCAAGGTTCCTACGAAAAACCAG AGTGACCCTCTGCCTGGGCGCATTAGTACGAGGATTGGTTTCTCTGAGAAGGAGCTTCCTTTTGGAGAGAAGGACACAAAGTCTAAGGTGACTCTTTTGGAAGGAGACCACATTCAGTTTAATATCTCCACTGACCGCAGAGACAAACTAGAGAGGGCTACAAACATCGAAATTCTCCCAGACACCTTCAGCCTGACCAAGGAGACCCGTGAAATG GGCGTGATTGCAGCCATTCGCGACGGCTTTGGCTTCATAAAGTGCGTGGATCGAGATGCCCGAATGTTCTTCCACTTCAGCGAGGTCCTGGAGGAGAGCCAACTGCACATCTCGGATGAAGTGGAGTTCACTGTTGTGCCT GATATGCTGTCTGCTCAGAGAAACCATGCGGTTCGCATTAAGAAGCTTCCCAAAGGGACAGTGTCCTTCCATACTCAGTCTGAGCAGAGGTTTGTGGGTGTTGTGGAGAAGGAAGTCGTGTCAGCCTCCAACAAGAACACAAGCCCCACCAAGGGAAAGGAGAAG AAAAAAGACAAG GAAGCTGAGGAGGGAGTGATTGCATATGAAGATTGTGGGGTGAAGCTCACTGTGCCGTATCATGTCAAAGACCTGGAGGGAGGAAGTTTCCCTCAAGCTGGAGACAAG GTGGAGTTCTGCATCAATGAAGTGAAGCGAACGGGCCATCAGAGCGCAGTTTCCATCAGGGTTCTCAACCGCAACGCCTCCAACTCCAGACGACTGCATGGATTTGTTGCTGCACTGAAGGATAACTTTGGCTTCATTGAGACAGCAAACCATGACCAGGAAGTTTTCTTTCACTACAG tgaaatGTGTGGGGATGTGGATAATTTGGAGCTGGGTGACACGGTGGAATATACTCTCTCTAAGGGGAAAGGAAACAAAGTTAGTGCTGAAAAGGTTACCAAGGTGGCTGCAG tgaACGGTACTGGTGACGATGTTGGTGTGTCCGTGTTGACGGGAAAAATCATCCGTCCCATTCGCAGCGTGGATCCCTCCCAGACTGAATACCAAGGACTCATTGAAGTGACTGAGGAAG GTGAAGATAAGGGGCAGAACTATCCCTTTGGAATCATGGGGATGACGAACAAGGCCGACTGCCTGCAGAAGGGGGAACATGTTAAGTTCCAAGTTTGCACAGTCACCCAGACTGGTCAGAAGATGGCGTGCAACGTCGTTCCTCAGCGCAGAGCTCCAGTGGAATGCGTCAAGGACCAG TTTGGCTTCATTACGTACGAGGTTGGAGAGAGCAAGAAGCTGTTCTTCCATGTGAAAGAAGTGCAGGACGGCGTGGAGCTCCAGATCGGAGACGAGGTGGAGTTTTCCGTCGTCTTCAATCAACGCACTGCAAAATGTAGCGCCTGCAACGTACGAAGAGTTTG TGAGGGACCCAAACCGGTGGCCACGCCACGTCCCGACCGCCTGGTGAACCGATTGAAGAGCATCACTCTGGATGACGCCAGCGCTCCTCGTCTGGTCATCCTACGGCAGCCTCGGGGTCCCGACAATTCAAAG GGCTTCAGTGTGGAGCGGAAGACTCGGCAGCCTGGAGTCATTGACTGA